From Pelotomaculum schinkii, one genomic window encodes:
- a CDS encoding type II toxin-antitoxin system HicB family antitoxin, producing MKNLNYYLNLNYEIKMRKLTNEEGGGWFAEIPLLAGCMSDGDTPEKAIININDAKKCWIETSLEMGRAIPEPTADDFSGQLRVRMPKSLHRPLVEKAKEENVSLNQYINYQLARGVGHPLNAVKSKNNIRS from the coding sequence ATGAAAAACTTAAATTACTATCTCAACCTGAACTATGAAATTAAAATGAGAAAACTTACTAATGAAGAAGGAGGCGGGTGGTTTGCTGAAATCCCTCTCCTTGCCGGATGTATGTCTGATGGAGATACCCCTGAAAAAGCCATTATAAACATAAATGATGCTAAAAAGTGCTGGATTGAGACCAGCTTGGAAATGGGGCGAGCTATACCCGAACCAACAGCTGATGACTTTTCGGGCCAATTAAGGGTTCGTATGCCCAAGTCCCTCCACCGGCCACTTGTCGAAAAAGCCAAAGAAGAAAACGTCAGCCTCAATCAATATATTAACTACCAGCTTGCTCGCGGGGTCGGACATCCGCTCAACGCTGTCAAAAGTAAAAATAATATAAGATCATAA
- a CDS encoding aminotransferase class III-fold pyridoxal phosphate-dependent enzyme, translated as MALSILYPSLSCSCSVSSTLTIFRASLFVSAFTMARNLLLFPPRIIDAVNQVKGVPNLLQASTLSAALAKNLALAAPGDLRRSFFGNSGAEAVEGALKQLDTLLQALDKVLAANKGFFSMAASGAKTMLKSLIKK; from the coding sequence ATGGCACTGTCAATTTTATACCCATCCTTGTCATGCTCTTGTTCTGTCAGTTCGACCTTAACGATTTTCCGGGCTTCCCTTTTTGTCTCTGCTTTTACTATGGCGAGAAATCTTCTTCTCTTCCCTCCGAGAATTATCGACGCCGTCAACCAGGTCAAGGGAGTGCCCAACCTGCTCCAGGCCTCTACCTTGTCGGCGGCCCTGGCCAAAAATCTGGCTTTGGCCGCCCCCGGTGACCTGCGCCGCTCTTTCTTCGGCAACAGCGGCGCCGAGGCGGTCGAAGGTGCCCTGAAACAGCTTGACACCCTGCTGCAGGCCCTGGATAAGGTCCTGGCTGCCAACAAGGGGTTTTTCAGCATGGCCGCCTCCGGCGCGAAGACCATGCTGAAGTCATTGATTAAAAAATAA
- a CDS encoding DUF4367 domain-containing protein, with protein sequence MNPKNKIDNLIARAAAANINEGLSKEINLDEEWVKFKRKYFPQKNYFYLQKSVAIMIPILFGVGILLSLLFPVQAKAISSKSLAFFKSFIVGKVQTVGIDYANQSSADDSINSLSPEIMEKIQSVPFKILLPIDYLDEYQISSFTADKLGDSTDVAIKLAASDNRKVTVQQTNITQGFSQGLSFDNEDAVLKKIRINGQEATLIIYKEQFVSLTWIDGDVFVSMDGNIGEDEMLQLGSSMRRIP encoded by the coding sequence ATGAACCCCAAAAACAAAATAGATAATCTTATAGCGCGGGCGGCAGCGGCGAACATTAACGAGGGACTTTCAAAAGAAATCAATCTGGATGAAGAATGGGTTAAGTTTAAAAGAAAATATTTTCCGCAAAAAAATTATTTTTATTTGCAAAAAAGCGTTGCTATAATGATTCCCATTCTATTCGGTGTCGGGATCTTATTAAGTTTATTGTTTCCTGTGCAGGCTAAAGCGATAAGTTCAAAGTCTTTGGCGTTCTTCAAATCATTTATCGTTGGAAAAGTTCAGACTGTGGGTATCGATTATGCGAATCAAAGTTCCGCCGATGACAGCATAAATAGCTTAAGCCCGGAAATTATGGAAAAGATTCAATCCGTACCTTTTAAGATTCTTTTGCCCATTGACTATCTGGACGAATATCAAATAAGTTCCTTTACAGCGGACAAACTTGGTGACTCTACTGACGTTGCAATAAAATTAGCCGCAAGCGATAACCGTAAGGTTACCGTTCAACAGACCAACATCACCCAGGGTTTCAGCCAGGGCCTTTCTTTTGACAATGAGGATGCGGTTTTAAAGAAAATCAGGATTAATGGACAGGAAGCAACGCTAATTATTTACAAAGAGCAGTTTGTTTCACTGACCTGGATCGACGGGGATGTTTTTGTTTCTATGGACGGCAATATCGGCGAAGATGAAATGCTCCAACTGGGTAGCAGTATGCGCAGGATTCCTTAG
- a CDS encoding RNA polymerase sigma factor, translating into MRFKLFGKNETRHDIAEFIYKNYYKTAYYTAYKYCDDHAMAEEAAQEAIFQAIKNFDQLKDSGKLESWLKAIARNNVLKMLKSMAKRVTYNVIDFEDMQNEPLTIVENEEIIREVRQIIRSLDEPSYAIIVLYYYKRIKIKEISSILNISEGTIKSVLHRSRNKVKKELIKRGFIEGLEERGVDIDEPQKQNR; encoded by the coding sequence TTGCGTTTTAAATTATTCGGTAAAAATGAGACTCGTCATGATATAGCGGAGTTTATTTATAAAAATTATTATAAAACCGCATACTATACAGCCTACAAATATTGCGATGATCATGCAATGGCCGAGGAGGCTGCCCAGGAAGCTATTTTTCAGGCTATCAAAAATTTTGACCAGCTAAAAGATTCGGGTAAGCTGGAGTCCTGGTTAAAGGCTATAGCAAGAAACAATGTATTAAAAATGCTCAAGAGCATGGCTAAAAGAGTGACTTATAATGTCATTGACTTTGAGGATATGCAAAATGAGCCGCTGACTATAGTCGAGAATGAGGAAATTATCAGAGAGGTACGACAAATCATAAGGAGCTTAGATGAACCTTCTTATGCTATAATTGTTTTATATTATTACAAAAGAATTAAAATAAAGGAAATATCATCCATATTGAATATTTCAGAAGGAACAATCAAGTCCGTTTTGCACCGGAGCAGGAACAAGGTTAAGAAAGAATTAATTAAGAGGGGATTTATTGAAGGGTTGGAGGAAAGAGGTGTAGATATCGATGAACCCCAAAAACAAAATAGATAA
- a CDS encoding Mu transposase C-terminal domain-containing protein, with translation MFLVSVSGTTFPGLSGLTRRWWVHGGTGETPKARLAASKREPRRISVTQLIDIFLWEEKRKVDKMGCIKVAGNIYEVDLELVGQTVLLRYDPFYLSAIQVWYDNKRYADAVPLNLVRS, from the coding sequence ATGTTTCTTGTATCGGTATCCGGTACCACCTTTCCCGGCTTATCGGGTCTTACCCGGCGTTGGTGGGTACATGGTGGAACGGGTGAAACCCCCAAGGCCCGGCTGGCCGCCAGTAAACGAGAACCCCGCCGCATCTCCGTAACTCAACTGATAGACATCTTCCTCTGGGAAGAAAAACGAAAGGTGGATAAAATGGGTTGTATCAAAGTGGCAGGCAACATCTACGAGGTGGACCTGGAGTTGGTTGGGCAGACGGTACTCTTGCGCTACGACCCCTTCTACCTCTCTGCTATCCAGGTCTGGTATGACAACAAGCGCTATGCTGATGCTGTTCCCTTAAACCTGGTTCGTTCTTAA
- a CDS encoding IS3 family transposase, with translation MRAANLQAVIRRKKKTYIPSTPQITAENVLNLNFEAKQMNEKWLTDVTEFKYGNGQKAYLSAILDLGDRSIVSYVLGHCNNNNLVFKTFDLAIKYNPEASPLFHSDHGFQYTNTAFRAKLDRAGCTQSMSRVSRCIDNGPMEGFWGTLKSEMYYLKKFHTYDELEKAIDEYIHFYNYERYQAKLNGLAPIEFRNQAVNIA, from the coding sequence ATGAGAGCTGCAAATCTCCAGGCAGTTATCCGCCGCAAAAAGAAGACATACATACCTTCTACACCTCAGATAACAGCAGAAAATGTTCTTAACCTTAATTTCGAAGCAAAACAAATGAATGAAAAATGGCTTACTGATGTTACTGAATTCAAATATGGTAATGGGCAAAAGGCCTATCTTAGTGCAATATTGGATTTGGGAGATCGCTCAATTGTGTCTTATGTGCTTGGGCATTGCAATAACAATAATTTGGTTTTTAAAACCTTTGATTTAGCCATTAAATACAACCCGGAAGCAAGTCCCTTATTTCACAGTGACCACGGCTTCCAATATACAAATACCGCCTTTCGGGCAAAACTTGATCGGGCAGGGTGTACGCAAAGCATGTCCCGAGTTAGCCGATGTATTGATAACGGGCCTATGGAAGGATTTTGGGGCACACTGAAATCTGAAATGTATTACTTGAAAAAGTTTCATACATACGATGAACTTGAAAAAGCAATTGATGAATATATCCATTTTTACAACTATGAACGGTACCAGGCAAAACTAAACGGCCTGGCTCCGATTGAGTTTCGAAACCAAGCCGTTAATATTGCTTAG
- a CDS encoding class I SAM-dependent rRNA methyltransferase, which yields MAEVKLAGNRQHRVVGGHPWIYSTEVDEISGGFLPGDIVEVIDAKGKFLGRGYINPASKILVRMLTRDRSEEINREFFAARIEAALEYRRRVVRDTDACRLIFAEADFLPALIVDKFGDFLALQTLALGIDRYKDLIVEILDELLAPSGIYERNDVSVREVEGLPLRTGFLKGPFEPLVEIHENGLGFLVDLAGGQKTGYFLDQRENRMALSGLAEGARVLDCFCHTGTFSVYAAAYGAREVLGVDIAAPALDVARRNASRNGFEEVCSFREANAFDELRALEKAGERFDLVILDPPAFTKSKQALRGAVRGYKEINLRGMKLLPPGGFLVTCSCSFHMREEQFMEVILEAAKDAGRQLRLVDLRRQAKDHPTLPASPETHYLKCAILQVW from the coding sequence TTGGCAGAGGTGAAATTGGCCGGGAACAGGCAGCACCGGGTGGTAGGGGGTCATCCCTGGATTTACTCGACTGAAGTTGATGAAATCTCCGGTGGCTTTCTACCTGGAGACATCGTGGAGGTAATTGACGCTAAAGGCAAGTTTCTTGGACGCGGGTATATCAATCCGGCCTCAAAGATCCTGGTGCGCATGTTGACACGTGACCGTTCGGAAGAGATTAACCGCGAGTTTTTCGCGGCCCGGATAGAGGCGGCGCTGGAGTACCGGCGGCGGGTGGTGCGTGATACCGACGCCTGCCGGTTGATTTTTGCCGAGGCCGATTTTTTGCCGGCGCTTATTGTCGATAAATTTGGTGATTTCCTGGCGCTGCAAACACTGGCCCTGGGTATCGACAGGTACAAGGACCTGATTGTGGAAATTTTGGATGAACTCCTGGCCCCTTCCGGCATATACGAGCGCAACGACGTTTCCGTGCGGGAAGTGGAGGGACTGCCGCTTAGAACCGGCTTCCTAAAAGGCCCTTTTGAGCCACTGGTGGAGATTCATGAGAACGGGTTAGGCTTTCTGGTCGACCTGGCAGGCGGCCAGAAGACCGGCTACTTTCTGGACCAGCGGGAAAACCGCATGGCGTTAAGCGGCCTGGCTGAAGGGGCAAGAGTGCTTGATTGCTTCTGCCATACCGGTACCTTCAGCGTTTATGCCGCCGCTTACGGCGCCAGGGAAGTGCTTGGCGTCGATATTGCCGCCCCGGCCCTGGATGTGGCCCGGCGGAATGCTTCCAGGAACGGTTTCGAAGAAGTTTGCAGTTTCCGTGAAGCTAATGCTTTTGATGAACTGCGGGCGCTGGAAAAGGCCGGAGAGCGGTTTGACCTGGTAATTTTGGACCCGCCAGCTTTTACCAAGTCCAAGCAGGCCCTGCGGGGTGCTGTGCGCGGCTATAAGGAGATCAACCTGAGGGGCATGAAGCTGTTGCCGCCAGGCGGTTTCCTGGTAACCTGCTCCTGCTCCTTCCATATGAGAGAGGAGCAGTTTATGGAAGTCATCCTGGAAGCAGCAAAAGATGCCGGCCGCCAGCTGCGCCTGGTAGATTTGCGCCGGCAGGCCAAAGACCACCCGACACTGCCGGCTTCTCCAGAAACCCACTACCTCAAGTGCGCCATCCTCCAGGTCTGGTAG
- a CDS encoding amidohydrolase, giving the protein MARILIKGATVLTMEKHDAVFHNGEVAIAGDSIIAAGPQGCVPKNFIAEHVIDGSGMVAMPGFINCHTHASMTLLRSYADDLPLMKWLNEKIWPLEAKLQPEDCYWGAMLCCLEMIKSGTTTFADMYFEMDEVALAVEESGIRACLARGMVGAGPAAERAIEENVKLVKDWSGRADGRITTMFGPHAPYTCPPDYLKRVMTLAEKYDAGIHIHVAETQDEIRQIEEKYGMTPVQLLDSIGLFDLPVLAAHCVHLKQEDIAVLAAKKVGVAHCPASNMKLASGIAPVTELLKAGAIVGLGTDGAASNNNLDMMEEMRIASLLHKIATGDPMAMPSFKSLQMATSNGARVLGLGDVGMLKPGMKADLILVDFQRPHLYPQHDLIAHLVYAAQSADVDTVIINGEVVMEDRLVLTIDEEEVMSRAQESAFRLAGR; this is encoded by the coding sequence ATGGCTAGAATTTTAATAAAAGGCGCTACCGTGTTGACTATGGAGAAGCACGACGCTGTTTTTCATAACGGCGAGGTAGCTATCGCGGGTGACAGCATCATAGCAGCGGGACCTCAAGGATGTGTCCCCAAAAATTTTATAGCCGAGCACGTTATTGACGGCAGCGGCATGGTGGCGATGCCGGGTTTTATCAACTGTCACACGCACGCGTCTATGACCCTCCTGCGCAGCTACGCCGACGACCTGCCGTTGATGAAGTGGCTTAACGAGAAAATATGGCCGCTGGAAGCCAAGCTGCAGCCGGAGGATTGTTACTGGGGGGCAATGCTGTGCTGCCTGGAAATGATCAAGTCGGGGACCACTACTTTTGCCGATATGTATTTTGAAATGGACGAAGTGGCCCTGGCCGTGGAGGAAAGCGGCATCAGGGCCTGCCTGGCGCGCGGCATGGTGGGGGCCGGACCCGCTGCCGAACGGGCTATTGAAGAAAACGTAAAACTGGTGAAAGATTGGAGCGGCAGGGCCGACGGCAGGATTACCACCATGTTTGGGCCGCATGCTCCTTACACCTGTCCGCCGGATTATTTAAAAAGGGTCATGACATTAGCAGAGAAGTATGATGCCGGTATCCACATCCATGTGGCCGAGACACAGGACGAAATCCGGCAAATCGAGGAAAAGTACGGCATGACACCCGTCCAGTTGCTCGATTCAATCGGCCTCTTTGACCTGCCGGTGCTGGCAGCCCACTGTGTTCATCTGAAACAAGAAGATATTGCCGTTCTGGCTGCCAAAAAGGTCGGTGTGGCCCATTGCCCCGCCAGCAACATGAAGCTGGCCAGCGGTATTGCCCCGGTAACGGAGCTGCTCAAGGCGGGGGCAATAGTAGGCCTGGGTACCGACGGGGCTGCCAGCAACAACAACCTCGATATGATGGAGGAAATGCGCATAGCGTCCCTGCTGCATAAAATCGCCACCGGCGACCCGATGGCGATGCCTTCCTTTAAGTCCCTGCAAATGGCTACGTCCAACGGAGCCCGTGTGCTGGGTCTTGGCGACGTGGGGATGTTGAAGCCCGGTATGAAGGCCGATTTGATCCTGGTCGACTTCCAGCGCCCTCACCTCTACCCGCAGCACGACCTGATTGCGCACCTGGTCTATGCCGCCCAGTCGGCTGACGTGGACACCGTGATCATTAACGGGGAGGTCGTCATGGAAGACAGGCTGGTCCTGACCATTGACGAGGAAGAGGTTATGAGCCGGGCTCAGGAGAGCGCATTCCGTTTGGCGGGCCGGTAA
- a CDS encoding adenosylhomocysteinase, which produces MSDYAIKDIKLAPGGRLKIDWVRAHMPVLNHIREEFERDRPFDGARVAMSIHLEAKTAYLAEVIRAGGAEVTVTGSNPLSTQDDVAAALAAAGIKVYAWHNASGQEYHNHLLQALDTRPQVVIDDGGDLVSLLHTIRRDLAGGVAGGCEETTTGIRRLEALDREGKLLFPMLAVNNAQCKFLFDNRYGTGESVWSGIMRTTNLVVAGKTAVVMGYGWCGKGVAMRAKGLGARVIVCEVDPVRAIEACMDGYQVMNKDGAATQGDIFITVTGCRDVLTQRQFIKMKDGAILANAGHFDVEINKPDLAAMAVEQRQARHNIEQFTLKDGRRIYLLAEGRLVNLAAGDGHPAEIMDMSFAVQALSARYIVENAQQFQKRLYHVPEEIDRRVAALKLKSMGVVIDSLTSEQEAYMREWHE; this is translated from the coding sequence TTGTCCGATTATGCTATTAAAGACATTAAGCTCGCTCCTGGCGGGCGATTAAAAATAGACTGGGTGCGAGCCCACATGCCTGTGTTGAACCATATACGCGAGGAATTTGAGCGGGACCGTCCCTTCGACGGCGCTCGGGTTGCGATGTCCATTCACCTGGAGGCCAAAACAGCCTACCTGGCCGAGGTTATCCGGGCCGGCGGGGCGGAAGTGACCGTCACCGGGTCCAACCCGCTTTCCACCCAGGACGACGTGGCGGCGGCCCTGGCCGCGGCAGGGATAAAGGTTTACGCCTGGCATAACGCCAGCGGCCAGGAGTATCATAACCACCTGCTGCAGGCTCTTGATACGCGGCCACAGGTGGTCATTGACGACGGGGGAGACCTGGTCAGCCTGTTGCATACGATCCGCAGGGACCTGGCCGGGGGGGTTGCCGGCGGTTGCGAGGAAACCACCACCGGCATCCGGCGTCTCGAAGCGCTGGATCGCGAGGGCAAGCTGCTCTTCCCGATGCTCGCGGTAAACAACGCCCAGTGCAAGTTCCTGTTTGACAACCGTTACGGTACCGGAGAGTCGGTCTGGTCCGGGATCATGCGGACTACCAACCTGGTGGTAGCCGGCAAGACTGCGGTAGTAATGGGCTATGGCTGGTGCGGCAAGGGCGTGGCCATGCGTGCCAAAGGGCTGGGCGCCCGTGTCATTGTGTGCGAAGTTGACCCGGTGCGGGCGATAGAGGCCTGCATGGACGGCTACCAGGTCATGAACAAGGATGGGGCCGCCACCCAGGGTGATATTTTTATCACGGTTACAGGCTGCCGGGATGTCCTTACACAGCGCCAATTCATAAAAATGAAAGATGGGGCCATCCTGGCTAATGCCGGGCACTTTGACGTAGAAATCAACAAACCTGATTTGGCAGCCATGGCGGTGGAACAGCGTCAGGCTCGCCATAATATCGAGCAGTTCACCCTGAAAGACGGGCGCAGAATCTACCTTCTGGCTGAAGGAAGGCTGGTTAACCTCGCGGCCGGTGACGGGCATCCTGCTGAAATCATGGATATGTCCTTTGCCGTGCAGGCGCTTTCAGCCAGGTATATTGTGGAAAACGCACAACAATTCCAGAAGAGGCTGTATCACGTACCGGAGGAGATTGACCGGCGGGTGGCCGCTCTTAAGCTTAAATCGATGGGCGTAGTTATTGACAGCCTTACCAGCGAGCAGGAAGCTTACATGAGAGAGTGGCATGAATAA